The Synergistaceae bacterium genomic interval CACTGCAATGTTTGAGAATCAGTCTCAAAAGGTGCATACGAGCGGGATAGCAAAATTTTTCAGCAGTCTTGATCAGGAAGTCAAATTGTTTATTTCCAGGGAGGTCAAGTCATGAGCGAGAAATTAAAGCCGTGCCCATTTTGCGGGTGTGAAGCAGTATTAATGACGCATTATGACACAGTATATAAGGAAATTTCGCATTTTGTTACATGCAGTTATTGCGGGGTATGCACGAAATATTATTTGTCAAGTGAAAAAGCTATATCAGCATGGAACACACGAGCGGAGGACAAGTCATGAGCGAAAAATTAAATAATGACCAGTTAAAGCGTTTGTGCATATGCGGTCCGGCAGTTATAACGGTGCTGAAAGAGTTTGAAAAATTTTTATACAAACATAATGAAGAATCAGCAATGCAGGTTGTATCGGGAGTAACAAAATTTATTCTTTGCGGTACAAAAACTATTGGATTTTTTACGGAGGTCAAGTCATGAGCGAAAAATTAAAACCGTGCCCATTTTGCGGGAAGAAACCGCAATTAATAGACGCTGGAATATATTATTACGTCAGCTGCTTTAATGAGTTATGTAAAATTAGTCCTTGCACTCAAGAACACGACACGCCCGAAGACGCAATTAATGAATGGAACTCACGCCCGGAAAAAATAATTATGAATGGCGAATTGAAATCATGTCCCATGTGCGGGAGTGCAGCTAAATTAATAGATTATTCAGGCGGTAGTTATAGCGTTATTTGCAGTAATAGTTATGAGTGCTTGACTATCGAGAAAGAAAATTATAACACTAAGCAGGAAGCAATAGACGCATGGAACACACGAGCGGAGGACAAATCATGAACGAAAAATTAAAACCGTGCCCAATGTGTAATCATGACGATGTATTTATTTCCATT includes:
- a CDS encoding Lar family restriction alleviation protein; this encodes MSEKLKPCPFCGKKPQLIDAGIYYYVSCFNELCKISPCTQEHDTPEDAINEWNSRPEKIIMNGELKSCPMCGSAAKLIDYSGGSYSVICSNSYECLTIEKENYNTKQEAIDAWNTRAEDKS
- a CDS encoding Lar family restriction alleviation protein translates to MSEKLKPCPFCGCEAVLMTHYDTVYKEISHFVTCSYCGVCTKYYLSSEKAISAWNTRAEDKS